From Podospora bellae-mahoneyi strain CBS 112042 chromosome 3, whole genome shotgun sequence, the proteins below share one genomic window:
- a CDS encoding hypothetical protein (COG:T; EggNog:ENOG503NY51), with product MRAHTHPPSSDRSGGLPFPDFGPQRSFLILDEPPPPPTTTTTAEEGGPRDSIASIVDDPFFFGYHSTTANTTSAVAAAATATPGIPGALTTSAGHRNEERQPWIPPRKDSLKDIGPTPWFDRNKPAMEAINIAIIGVEGVGKSAFVQRTIRSTRPPTQNMITFRHVLDGTQYSVTLVELDLEGFELDPRQPIQWPKQVAGHMVPRIDGALILYDVTNKESVRGLDSTMAALTNSSLPTVLAATKCDAPDEARQIDVADVASAFPTCAGHFRTSFNVPGSAQDCLQAALKAALANKRGEQPEGSMTRRRAASASLDTPQEMINGRPISQHSKHSRASSDLSLLRGFPPPPNESHYRPQASRSPRLDYSSVAQHSNSNLGLAVPEDGPQTTVSAMLRQPGIRLDSGAESFLDVSESDGESYRYSDDIPILQRNNENFLDRSAKVAGVSFDDLVDRLVAPKMAKADQNFTDIFLCLYRKFAAPSELLNAIRARLDELKEDKTTHILIKAEAQARLVESVAKWVSLYPGDFARPATKRSLEEMVGELSLDPLFVTAAQQVRVHLEHKVVEDDDTGWGKSDPIDETDNMFEGLSRPHTGITGSMNSLQLDDPSNPPSSHHRRPSQSSERSGSDIHGRTTARYQHHTLEDYEREAATLVPMPSLALNKFRWHQFMELDTEEIADEITRIDWVMFSSIRIRDLVRDVSLNREQKEKCKSLKNVNRMISHFNHIAKWVANMILIRDKAKHRAPCLEKFMLIALKLRQMNNYNGLAAVLAGINGTAIHRLSQTRQLVSAETQKRFARLVLLMGTQKSHFAYRLAWENSPLPRIPFMPLHRRDLVSAEEGSKTFVGEGGRRINWKKFEVLGEVLLPIMKSQGMPYGVGEGGGGGRGEVRELILDGKLMEDEEDIYQRSIQVEASSAAGAAGAGAGEGSTKKKFPWKRGFSGGWRRLSSTTTTTTTTTIITTTAAAATTTTTTTTDEEGEHREEQQETEETGGGGGKARPHSLGTVEEKKPNKKMAGDYPEVLRKFSLPLSVQGIGSMGLGFPMP from the exons ATGCGGGCTCACACTCATCCACCCTCATCAGACCGCTCCGGGGGACTCCCGTTTCCTGACTTTGGCCCTCAGAGAAGctttctcatcctcgacgagccaccaccgccaccgacgacgacgacgaccgccgaggagggtggtcCGCGAGACTCGATCGCTTCGATTGTTGACGACCCGTTTTTCTTTGGCTaccacagcaccaccgcGAATACTAcctctgctgttgctgctgctgccacagCCACCCCCGGCATCCCTGGCGCGCTAACGACGAGTGCCGGCCACCGCAATGAAGAGCGCCAGCCGTGGATTCCTCCAAGGAAAGATTCACTGAAAGACATCGGTCCTACACCTTGG TTCGATCGCAACAAACCAGCCATGgaggccatcaacatcgCCATTATCGGCGTCGAAGGCGTGGGGAAGTCGGCTTTCGTCCAGCGAACGATACGTTCCACGCGACCGCCGACACAGAACATGATCACATTCAGGCATGTGCTCGACGGGACGCAGTACTCAGTCACCCTGGTCGAGCTCGATCTTGAGGGTTTCGAACTGGACCCCCGACAACCAATACAGTGGCCGAAGCAGGTCGCCGGTCACATGGTGCCACGAATAGATGGCGCCCTGATCCTGTACGACGTTACCAACAAGGAGAGCGTGCGAGGGCTGGATTCCACCATGGCTGCGCTGACCAACTCTTCCCTGCCGACGGTTCTCGCCGCCACAAAATGCGACGCCCCCGACGAAGCCCGCCAGATCGACGTGGCAGATGTTGCTTCTGCCTTTCCCACCTGTGCCGGTCACTTCAGAACGTCTTTCAACGTGCCGGGAAGCGCTCAGGACTGTCTCCAGGCTGCTTTAAAGGCCGCGTTGGCTAACAAGCGAG gagaacaACCGGAAGGATCGATGACCAGAAGACGCGCTGCCTCGGCGAGTCTGGATACCCCTCAAGAAATGATCAACGGAAGGCCAATCAGCCAACACAGTAAACACAGCAGGGCAAGCTCCGACCTATCACTCTTGCGGGGTTTCCCACCGCCCCCAAACGAGAGTCACTACAGGCCCCAGGCTTCGAGGTCGCCCAGACTAGACTATTCTTCTGTTGCTCAGCACAGCAACTCAAATTTGGGCTTGGCCGTTCCCGAAGACGGCCCGCAAACGACAGTGTCAGCCATGCTTCGTCAACCAGGCATTCGACTGGACAGCGGCGCCGAGTCGTTCTTAGATGTGTCTGAATCCGACGGAGAATCGTATCGGTATTCGGACGACATACCAATACTGCAGCGCAACAATGAGAACTTTTTGGACAGGTCAGCCAAGGTGGCGGGAGTGAGTTTCGACGACCTTGTCGACAGGCTTGTCGCGCCCAAGATGGCAAAGGCGGACCAAAACTTTACCGATATCTTTTTGTGCCTGTATCGAAAATTTGCCGCGCCTTCCGAGCTGCTAAACGCGATTCGGGCTCGTCTCGACGAGTTGAAGGAAGACAAGACGACGCACATTCTGATCAAGGCGGAGGCTCAGGCGCGGCTGGTCGAGTCTGTGGCGAAGTGGGTGTCGTTGTATCCTGGGGACTTTGCCAGGCCGGCAACGAAACGAAGTCTGGAAGAGATGGTCGGAGAATTATCTTTGGATCCGCTGTTTGTCACGGCTGCCCAGCAGGTGCGTGTTCACCTGGAACACAAGGTggtcgaggacgacgacaCGGGCTGGGGAAAATCAGACCCAATAGACGAGACAGACAACATGTTTGAAGGTCTGAGCCGACCACACACGGGCATCACGGGATCGATGAACTCGCTCCAACTCGACgaccccagcaaccccccctccagccaCCACCGACGCCCCTCCCAGAGCTCAGAGAGATCGGGGTCAGATATTCATGGTCGGACAACGGCCCGGTATCAACACCACACGCTGGAAGACTACGAGCGCGAAGCGGCCACGCTGGTGCCGATGCCCTCATTGGCGCTCAACAAGTTCCGCTGGCACCAGTTCATGGAGCTCGACACAGAGGAGATTGCCGACGAGATCACAAGGATAGACTGGGTCATGTTCAGCTCGATCCGGATCCGGGATTTGGTTCGCGACGTCTCGCTGAAccgagaacaaaaagaaaagtgcAAAAGCCTCAAGAACGTCAACAGGATGATATCCCACTTTAACCACATTGCCAAATGGGTCGCCAACATGATTTTGATCAGAGATAAAGCCAAGCACCGGGCTCCGTGTCTGGAAAAGTTTATGCTGATTGCCTTGAAGCTGAGGCAAATGAATAACTACAACGGTCTGGCGGCCGTGCTGGCGGGGATCAACGGCACGGCGATCCACCGGCTGTCGCAGACGAGGCAGCTTGTCAGCGCGGAGACGCAAAAGAGGTTtgcgaggttggtgttgctgatggggaCGCAGAAGAGCCATTTCGCGTACCGGTTGGCGTGGGAGAATTCGCCGCTGCCGAGGATCCCGTTTATGCCGCTGCACAGACGGGATTTGGTGAGtgctgaggaggggagcaagacgtttgtgggggagggggggaggaggatcaactggaagaagtttgaggttttgggggaggtgttgctgCCCATCATGAAGAGTCAGGGGATGCCGTACGGtgtcggggaggggggggggggagggaggggggaggtgagggagttgattTTGGATGGGAAGttgatggaggatgaggag GATATATATCAACGATCCATCCAGGTCGAGGCCAGCAGCGCGGCCGGCGctgcgggggcgggggcgggggagggcaGCACGAAGAAAAAGTTCCCCTG gaagagggggtttagtggggggtggaggaggttgtcttctactactactactactactactactactattaTTACtactactgctgctgctgctactaCTACCACTACAACGACAAcagatgaagagggggagcACCGGGAGGAGCAACAAGAGACGGAAGaaactggtggtggtggcggtaaGGCGAGACCGCACAGCTTGGGGAccgtggaggagaagaagccaaatAAGAAGATGGCGGGGGACTACCcggaggtgttgaggaagttTAGCTTGCCGCTGAGTGTGCAGGGGATTGGGAgcatggggttggggtttccCATGCCGTAG
- a CDS encoding hypothetical protein (EggNog:ENOG503P7W2; COG:S), producing MTPLHPQNQRQNSAPYVTPNQANTNAPAPAAQCHTAQSPATNPTNPTTPDPPAPTSQPIPQTTAPNPSQQTNNDPYKILLDHAHVFQRLVKKYPSLPFVLDSIHSQTLPPPTPSSSTTTPSFLQNNNRKRKEPPWSKDVGLRKGANALKKARTDPTDRGDGVREFCDAVLYLLSLGEEGKGKGDGDGDGGPRPVAERAVKEVGEEVRREERRVVEGLLREEEGV from the exons atgacccccctccacccccaaaaccagcGCCAAAACTCTGCGCCGTATGTAACACCCAACCAGGCAAATACAAATGCCCCCGCCCCGGCTGCGCAATGCCATA CTGCTCAATCCCCTGCCACAAATCCCACAAATCCAACCACCCCCGACCCTCCCGCCCCAAcatcccaacccatcccccaaACCACCGCTCCCAATCCCTCTCAGCAAACCAACAACGACCCCTACAAAATCCTCCTCGACCACGCCCACGTCTTCCAGCGCCTAGTAAAGAaatacccctccctcccattcGTCCTCGACTCGATCCACTCCCAGACTTtgccccctccaacaccatcttccaGTACAACAACACCGTCTTTCCTCCAGAACAATaacaggaaaagaaaagaaccgCCTTGGTCAAAGGAtgtggggttgaggaagggggcgaacgcgctgaagaaggcgaggacgGACCCGACGGataggggggatggggtgagggagtttTGTGATGCGGTGCTTTATTTGTTgagtttgggggaggagggaaaggggaaaggggatggggatggggatggggggccGAGGCCGGTGGCGGAACGGGCGGTTAAGGaagttggtgaggaggtgaggagggaggagaggagggttgtggagggcttgttgagggaggaggagggggtgtga
- a CDS encoding hypothetical protein (EggNog:ENOG503P877), with translation MQFKMGYSRAQQGAVPRGFGGPSKPSSKHVEGQLDPEDLTRRLLLVLAEQEEHEKRRQRRAEQQSRHRREHQSSRHGQSQSSKTQADPRSSDHSSRRPSQANTSTSSQHPEPRSTDDHYVPKEAARQFTRTTTVEQMRSNDFIHQLSKRAHRYHKDSNREGDPIASTTPADLARQLRQSQAERDRALERERQQRQPPPSGPSTSSPSSQQQSHTFRAELARLNTNHNRVSLTGHYPSHQPRRNSTGGADPLSADTTPTQQPTTRRSMLVLNPTLPGGGGGGSEDTTTPTSEDPIPLQRFPIHAPEHRVDWSQSDERSKSTGTSRPRLMLSPLLKRADSLFTLRSSKGKEKGGSSSSAGSGSGSVVTSPTGAGAGGENGGVLSSGLGTMLPSPTRAVGGGELPALEELSPPPPPPPPPAAAAAAAGEKGAKSPTSAKSATSGKGFFGRFKR, from the coding sequence ATGCAGTTCAAGATGGGCTACTCGAGGGCGCAGCAGGGCGCTGTCCCTCGAGGATTTGGGGGGCCGAGCAAGCCCTCTTCCAAGCATGTGGAGGGACAGCTTGATCCAGAGGATCTTACCCGTCGGTTGTTGCTGGTACTGGCCGAGCAGGAAGAACATGAGAAACGAAGGCAGCGGAGGGCCGAGCAGCAGAGCCGTCATCGCCGGGAGCATCAGAGCAGCAGACATGGACAGTCACAGTCATCAAAAACACAAGCAGACCCCAGATCCTCAGACCACAGCAGCCGAAGACCCTCCCAggccaacacctccacctcctctcagCACCCAGAACCCCGGTCGACAGACGATCACTATGTCCCCAAAGAAGCTGCCCGCCAGTTcacccgcaccaccaccgtcgagCAAATGCGCTCCAACGATTTCATCCACCAACTCTCCAAGCGAGCCCACAGATACCACAAAGACTCCAACCGCGAGGGTGACCCCatcgcctccaccaccccggccGACCTCGCCCGCCAACTCCGCCAGTCCCAAGCAGAGCGTGACCGTGCCTTGGAGCGGGAGCGTCAACAAcgtcaacctcccccttccgggccatcaacctcctccccttcctctcaacAACAGTCCCACACCTTCAGAGCCGAATTGGCAAGGCtaaacaccaaccacaaccgcGTCTCCCTCACGGGTCATTACCCCTCTCACCAACCCAGAAGAAACAGCACCGGCGGCGCAGACCCCTTGTCAGCCGatacaaccccaacccagcagcccaccacccgccGCTCCATGCTCgtcctcaacccaacccttcccggagggggaggggggggatcaGAGGACACCACAACCCCTACTTCCGAAGACCCGATCCCCCTCCAGCGTTTCCCTATCCACGCCCCAGAGCACAGGGTTGACTGGTCCCAGTCTGATGAACGCAGTAAATCCACCGGGACATCCCGCCCCAGACTCATGTTGTCTCCCCTCCTGAAAAGAGCAGACTCGTTGTTCACGCTGAGGTCGTCAAAGGGTAAGGAGAAGGGTGGGAGTTCGAGCAGTGCTGGGTCGGGGTCGGGGTCGGTGGTGACGAGCCCGActggggctggggctgggggggagaatgGGGGGGTGCTGAGTTCGGGATTGGGGACTATGCTGCCCAGTCCTACTAgggctgttgggggtggggaatTGCCTGCGCTGGAGGAGctttcaccccctcctcctcctccccctcctcctgctgctgctgctgctgctgctggggagaagggggcaaAGTCGCCTACTTCGGCGAAGAGTGCCACTAGTGGGAAGGGTTTCTTTGGGAGGTTTAAACGCTGA
- a CDS encoding hypothetical protein (EggNog:ENOG503NYHI; COG:O), which translates to MPSTKLLRGIAPLVAQPSSAAARRRTTTSLLRLRHQPPSQQPPRRAAHTTTSGLRPRLQSQSWPPTTLSPQQPKRTIFIQTEPTPNANSLKFLPNHPVLPEFISTPFIEYLSPRSTISPPYPSHLAANLMNVDGVTSVFYGQDFITVTKSADAVWAHIRPEIFSLITEAITSGQPLVNISQQSASSPSTAEQEQESGERDSLEYDENDSEVVGMIKELLETRIRPAIQEDGGDIEFRGFENGIVMLKLRGACRTCDSSTVTLKNGIEGMLMHYIEEVQGVEQVLDEEEEIAIKEFAKFEEKLKAQKGAVPESTGKGGLDSVPG; encoded by the exons ATGCCATCAACCAAGCTCCTACGAGGCATCGCGCCTCTAGTAGCGCaaccctcctcggccgccgcccgccgccgaacaaccacatccctcctccgtctccggcaccaaccaccatcacaacaacctccccgccgagcagcccacaccaccacctccggccTCCGCCCCCGTCTCCAATCCCAATCATGGcccccaacaacactctCTCCCCAGCAGCCTAAGCGCACCATCTTTATCCAAACcgaaccaacccccaacgccaactccctcaaattcctccccaaccaccccgtcctccccgagttcatctccacccccttcataGAATACCTCTCACCCcgctccaccatctcccccccatACCCTTCCCACCTCGCCGCAAACCTCATGAACGTCGACGGCGTCACCTCGGTCTTTTACGGCCAAGACTTTATAACAGTCACCAAATCTGCCGACGCCGTCTGGGCCCACATCCGCCCTGAgatcttctccctcatcaccgaagccatcacctccgGCCAGCCCCTTGTCAACATCTCCCAGCAAtctgcctcctccccgtccacAGCAGAGCAAGAGCAGGAATCCGGGGAAAGGGACAGTCTAGAATACGACGAAAACGACAGTGAAGTCGTTGGCATGATCAAGGAGCTCTTGGAAACGAGGATCCGCCCAGCGATTcaggaagatggaggggatATCGAATTCAGGGGTTTTGAGAATGGCATCGTCATGTTGAAACTCAGGGGCGCGTGCAGGACTTGTGATTCGAGCACGGTTACGCTCAAGAATGGGATTGAGGGCATGTTGATGCATTAT ATTGAGGAAGTTCAGGGCGTGGAACAGGTGcttgacgaagaggaggaaatcgccatcaaggagtttgccaagtttgaggagaagctcaaggcgcAAAAGGGAGCTGTTCCCGAGTCGACTGGGAAGGGTGGGTTGGATAGTGTGCCTGGTTAA